The Hymenobacter sp. DG01 sequence CGCGGATGGGCTGAATGGTGCCGGTTTCGTTGTTGCCGTACATGATGGTCACCAGGATGGTTTCCGGGGTCATGGCGGCTTCCAGCTCTTCCAGGCTGATGAGGCCTTCGGCGTTAACCGGAAGGTAGGTTACACGGCCACCCAGCTTTTCAATGTGCTTGCAGGTGTCGAGCACGGCTTTGTGCTCGGTGGTAGCCGTGATGATGTGGTTGCCCTTCTGCGAGTACATCTCAAACACACCCTTAATGCCGAGGTTATCGGATTCGGTAGCGCCCGAGGTGAAGATAATTTCTTTGGGGTCACAGTTAATCAGGCCGGCAATCTGCTCGCGGGCGTAATCCACGGCTTCTTCGGCAGCCCAGCCGAAGGGGTGGTTGCGCGAGGCAGCGTTGCCGAATACCTCGGTCAGGTACGGCATCATCGCCTCCAGAACGCGCGGGTCGAGGGGCGTAGTAGCGTTGTTGTCGAGGTAAATAGGTAGCTTGAGCATGGCTCGGGGGTCTGGTTTCAGCGGAGAATCATTCGCAGGTAGAACACAAAAAACCAGCAACTGGTTTTACTTTCTTCCCACATTTGTGATGCAAAAGTAGAACAAATACAAAGAAGCCGCGCTATGCGGCTACCCCGCTTTTTCGATCAAACCTATGCTCACCAACCTCGAACACCTCGGCCTTGCCGTTAAAGACCTGGAAGCCGCCACGGCCCTCTATACAAAGCTGCTGGGCCAGGAGCCCTACAAGCGCGAGCATGTGGCCTCCGAGGCCGTAGATACCGTGTTTTTTCAGGTGGGAGGCTCCAAGATAGAGCTGCTGGCCGGCACCTCCCCGGAAAGCGCCATCACACGCTACCTCGACAAAAAGTCCGAAGGCATCCACCACGTAGCGTTTGAGGTGGACGACATCCGGGCGGAAATGGCGCGGCTGCGGTCCGAGGGCTTCACGCTGCTGAATGAAGAGCCCAAGCTAGGCGCCGACAATAAGCTCGTGTGCTTTATACACCCCAAGTCGGCCAATGGCGTGCTGGTCGAGTTGTGCCAGACAATCAAGTAGAAGCCCGGAATGAAGACTGGGATATTGTCTTCGGTAGTTACCAGTGTTGAGACTGCCAGGCCAACGCTTACTTAGATTATAAGAGACTGACCAATGAGCACGAAATTCTTTCGGGAAGAAGTAGAGGCTGCCGTGGACGCGCTGCTGATGCAGCAGGTACTTCTCTACCCCACCGACACGGTCTGGGGCCTGGGCTGCGACGCCGAGCTGCCGCGGGCCGTGGAGCAGGTGTACAAGCTCAAGCAACGCCCCGCCGAAAAAGCCTGCATTGTGCTGGTAGCCGACGAGCAGATGTTTGCCCGCTATGCCGAGGTAGTGCCTCCTAACCTGCCCGAGCTGCTGGCCACCCAGACGCGGCCTACTACCTACGTGGTGCCCGGTAGCCGCCACCTGGCCCCCAACCTGCTGGCCCCCGACGGCACCATTGGCCTGCGGGTGGTGCTCACCGACGAGTTTTGCCAGAAAGTGGTGCGCCGCCTGGGCCACGGACTGGTTTCGACTTCGGCTAACCTGAGCGGCGAGCCTACCCCCGCCATTTTCTCGGAAGTAAATCCCGTGCTGGTTCGCCAGGCCGACTATGTGGCCCGCTGGCGGCAGGACGATGAAACCCGCTCCCTGCCCTCGCGGGTGGTGCGGGTGCTGCCCGATGGCAGCCTGGAAGTGCTGCGCGACTAAAACATGCCTGCGCCAGGCACAGGGTTGCTGCTAAGAGGCCGTGCCGAAAGCCCAACAAAAAAATATGGGATGGCAGCAGGAACTAGGGGTTACCTTACAGAGGGTAAGCGTATAGAAGGAAAGTTTCACCCTGAATGTCTTCGTCATGAAATTCTCTTTCAAATCTCTGCTTGTTCTGGCTGCTTTCGCTCCTTTCGCTCTGGCTTCGTGCTCGGAGAAAACCCAGGAAAACGCGGAAGCCACCGCTGAAAGCGCTGCCAATGATGCTGCTGCTAACACCGAGGCTGCCGGCGACGCCATCGAAAATACCACCGACAAGGCGGCTGCTGAAGTAAACGAAGCCACCACGCCGACCACCGGCGACACGGCCGTTGTACGCAACCAGCCCGCCAACGGCGCGGTAGAAGAAACTCCGGTTAAGCATTAATTCAGCCCTGCGGCTACCACATGCAAAGCTCCTTCGGCCCGGCGCCGGAGGAGCTTTTTGCTGCCCGATGCGGCCGGTTTTGGCTCTGCCGTAGCCCCGCTCGTGCTACCTTTGTCGCATGAATCAGCCTCAACTGCCCGCCCTGCCTTTATTTCAAACCATTGCCGAAGCTGCCGGTGAACTGGGCTACCCCGCCTACGTTATTGGAGGCTACGTGCGGGATTTGGCCTTGGGCCGGGAAAGCAAGGATGTGGATGTGGTGTGCGTAGGCGATGGAATTGAGTTGGCTCAGGCCGTTGGCCGCAAGCTGCCGGGCCGGCCGCGCGTGACGGTGTTTAAGAACTTTGGCACGGCCATGCTGCCTACCCCCGAAATTGAGGTAGAGTTTGTGGGTGCCCGCAAGGAAAGCTACCGCGCCGAAAGCCGCAAGCCGGAGGTAGAAGCCGGCACCCTGGAGGAAGACCTAGCCCGCCGCGACTTCACCATCAATGCCCTGGGCCTGAGCCTGAACCCCGTCGATTTTGGGGCTCTCGTGGACCGCTACGACGGCATAGGCGACCTGCGGCGCAAGCTGATCCGCACGCCGCTAGACCCTGATATTACTTTCTCCGATGACCCGCTGCGCATGCTGCGCGCCATTCGGTTTGCTACCCAGCTTGATTTCGACATTGAGCCTGATACGTTTGATGCTCTGGCCCGCAATAAGGAGCGTATCAAAATTGTGTCGCAGGAGCGGATTACGACGGAGTTGAACAAGATTATTATGGCCCCGAAGCCCAGCTACGGCTTCAAGCTGCTGTTTCAGTGCGGGCTGCTGCAGCTCATCTTCCCGAAGATGGCCCAGCTGCACGGGGTAGAGAAGGTAGGCCAGCACGCCCACAAAGACAATTTCTACCACACCCTGCAAGTGCTGGATAACGTGGTGGCAGCCGGCGGCGACCTGTGGCTGCGCTGGGCCGCCATCCTCCACGATATTGCCAAGCCCGCAACCAAGCGCTACGACAAGCGCGTGGGCTGGACCTTTCACGGCCACGAAGACAAGGGTGCGCGTTGGGTGCCCGGCATTTTCACGGACCTGAAGCTGCCCCTGGGCGAGGAAATGCGCCAGGTACAGAAGCTGGTGCGCCTGCACCTGCGGCCCATTGCCCTGGTCAAGGAAATCGTGACGGACTCGGCGGTGCGGCGGTTGCTCTTTGAAGCCGGCGACGACATCGACCGGCTGATGCTGCTCTGCCGCGCCGATATTACCAGCAAAGACCACCAGCGCGTGGCCCGCTACCTGCGCAACTTCGATGTAGTGGAGCAGAAGCTGAAGGAGGTGGAGGAAAAAGACCATCTGCGCAACTTCAAGCCCGTTATTACCGGCGAAATCATCATGGAAACCTTCGGCCTAAAGCCTTCCCGCGAAGTAGGTGAGCTGAAGGAAGCCTTGCTGGAAGCTATTCTGGAGGGCAAGGTCCGCAACGAGTACGCCGAAGCTTTCCCGCTGCTGCTGGAGCTAGGCAAGCGGAAAGGCTTGGAAGTAGTGAAGTAACTGCGTTGGCGCTTGGGTTGAAGGGTAGCCCCGGAGGGGCAGCCGAGTAATAGAGAAACAGGCAGGTAGTAAGGATTAAAGCCCGAGCGGGGCGACGCCCAATCGTTCAACGATTGGGCGTCGCCCCGCTCGGGCTTTGGTTTCTTGAGGGGGTAGGGTTTGCTACCGATACGTCGCCCCACCGGGGCTACCTAACTATAAGCGGCCAAGATGACCAACTCACCGTTTTCCTATCTCCCCACAAAAAAATGAAGGAAGCCCCGGCCTTCCTGTTGCAGCAGGGGGTAGGCCGTAGCTTCCTTCGGGTCTCACCTTTTCACTCACTCAGATTGACCCTTTATGCGCGTCGTGCTGACAAGGCAATAGATGCAGGTTCGAGGAGGATAGTTGCCTGAGGCGGCTCAGGCGCGATAAATATTGTGCTACTGTGATGTAAAACGGATGCAGAGAAGGAGGGTTACAGCAAGCCTGAGGTAAGGCCCTGATTAGCAAGCCAAGACTGTAAGTAAACCACCTAGGCCGGGAAGTGAGGTAGCTTACCTCCCGGCCCCTGCCGGCTAGTCGATGGCGCGGATGCTGGCGGCACCTACCGCGTCGCGGCGTACGGTGCCGGGCTTGCCGCTATACTCAATCAGGCTGGCACCTACGGCGTTGGCTTCGAGCTCATCGGTAACATGCAAGCGTACTTTGCAGCCGGCCACCGCGTCAATATCGGCGCGGCGGGCCGTGAAGTTGGCAGCGGCTACTTCGCAGCCGCCGGTGCCTTCCAGCTTCAGGCGGTCGGCGCTGCCCTGCAGAGCAGCCTGGCAGCCGCCGGCTAGCTCCAGCCGCAACGCCTGCAGGTTGCCCTGGAAGCGGAGCTGGGTACCCCCGGCCTGCTGTACGCGCAAGTCGCCGGAGTTGAAGCCGTTGATCTGGGCCCGGGTGCCGCCTACCAGCTCCAGCTCATTCAGCTCGGGAGTTTCAATGATGAGCAGCACGTCGTCGGAAGAGCCACGGCGGGAGTCGAACAGGTCACGGTTACGGGGCTGAATGGTCAGCTGCTCCCCTTCGCGCTCAATCTTGATGTCGCGCAGGGCGCGGCCGTTGCCGGCGGCCCGCACGCTGTAGCTGCCACCCTGGCGCAGTACTACCCGGTAGGGGCCTACAATGCTCACGTGATTGAAGTCGGTTTCATCGAAGCGCTGACGCTCTGAGCCGTAGCTGCTCTCGTCTGTGCTGAAGGGCTCTACCTCGCTAAAGTTCAGGCTGATGCTGTCGGTGTCATCCGAGTCGTTGCGACCCTCGTTGTAGTCGTTGCCCTCGTCGCTTTCATCGTTGGGGCCGCCGCGCAGGTCGTTTTCCTTGCAGTTCACGCACTCCACCAGGCTGCCTTTCATGCGGAACAGGAACTTCTCGGGGTGGTAGGGGGCCCGCTCATTCACGAAGTCCTCCGAGTTCAGCCAGTCGGCAAAGGCCTCGCTCATGCGGAAGGTACGGCCTTGGGGCATGAGCAGACGCAGGCGCATTTCCTGGTCGCGGTAGCGGGCTTTGGGCTGGTAAGTGAAGTGGTCGTCCACGCTCAGGGTCGAGTCGTTGAGCACCCGCAGCGTGTGCAGGGTGGACGTGGCAGCCGTGCGGCGGGCCAGCGAATCGGTAGAGCCTTTGGCCGAGATAATGCGCTCCAGGCGGGGCACCTGTCCGCTGTCGATACCTACAATATCCAGATCCACCCACTGGTCGTTGTCGAGCTGGCGGCGCTCCAGCACGAGGCTGGGCTTGGTCAGGCCCGGTAGCGGGGTAGTTTGCGTTACTTCTTCTTCGCGCTGAAACTCGCGGGCCAGGCGGGTGCCGGCCACCGAGCTGCCTACCACACCCAGCAGCCACAGCCCCAGCAGGCTCAGCGTAGCCGTACGGTTCAGGATGGTGCGGCGCAGCAGCAGGCCCAGGCCCGAAAGCAGCAGGGCAAGCGCCGGAATGGCCGTGAGCAGGTAGAAGCTCAGCACCGCCAGTGGCGAAATATCATTGAAGAGCACAAAGGGCTGCAGGGGGCCGAAGTCGAGGTTGTCGGAGGCCGAAATCACGCCCAGGCCTACCCCCAGCATAATCGTAATGGCGAGCAGCAGCGAGAAGCCCGTGAGTACCAGTACGCCCCCGGCTACTACCCGGATGGCTGAGCCCAGAAAGTTGATAAGCGGCCGGATGTTCTGAAAGAAGTTTTCCAGAAACGTGCCTACCGGGCGGTTGTTAGCCGGGGCATATTCGGAGCCGGCGGCGTAAGGGTTGTTGCGCAGATTTTCATCCAGGGCGGAAAGCGTAAC is a genomic window containing:
- the mce gene encoding methylmalonyl-CoA epimerase; translated protein: MLTNLEHLGLAVKDLEAATALYTKLLGQEPYKREHVASEAVDTVFFQVGGSKIELLAGTSPESAITRYLDKKSEGIHHVAFEVDDIRAEMARLRSEGFTLLNEEPKLGADNKLVCFIHPKSANGVLVELCQTIK
- a CDS encoding L-threonylcarbamoyladenylate synthase, whose translation is MSTKFFREEVEAAVDALLMQQVLLYPTDTVWGLGCDAELPRAVEQVYKLKQRPAEKACIVLVADEQMFARYAEVVPPNLPELLATQTRPTTYVVPGSRHLAPNLLAPDGTIGLRVVLTDEFCQKVVRRLGHGLVSTSANLSGEPTPAIFSEVNPVLVRQADYVARWRQDDETRSLPSRVVRVLPDGSLEVLRD
- a CDS encoding CCA tRNA nucleotidyltransferase, yielding MNQPQLPALPLFQTIAEAAGELGYPAYVIGGYVRDLALGRESKDVDVVCVGDGIELAQAVGRKLPGRPRVTVFKNFGTAMLPTPEIEVEFVGARKESYRAESRKPEVEAGTLEEDLARRDFTINALGLSLNPVDFGALVDRYDGIGDLRRKLIRTPLDPDITFSDDPLRMLRAIRFATQLDFDIEPDTFDALARNKERIKIVSQERITTELNKIIMAPKPSYGFKLLFQCGLLQLIFPKMAQLHGVEKVGQHAHKDNFYHTLQVLDNVVAAGGDLWLRWAAILHDIAKPATKRYDKRVGWTFHGHEDKGARWVPGIFTDLKLPLGEEMRQVQKLVRLHLRPIALVKEIVTDSAVRRLLFEAGDDIDRLMLLCRADITSKDHQRVARYLRNFDVVEQKLKEVEEKDHLRNFKPVITGEIIMETFGLKPSREVGELKEALLEAILEGKVRNEYAEAFPLLLELGKRKGLEVVK
- a CDS encoding PspC domain-containing protein, which translates into the protein MKKNISINLQGMIFHIEEDGYDVLGRYLAEVKAHFSGYRGHEEIVADIESRIAELFAARLSGLKQVITLEDVEAMTAKMGRVRDFQTADEAEDDEEILAEAVATGSAQGTYTGARTGSGYSAGSGSTASAATPNAAEDGSKRLYRDMANRKIAGVAAGLGHYFAVNPLWVRLGFLVLLIVLPILLDDTPLDNFSEKLPVVSLLTYAILWAVLPTRYDGTPTEDDPVFKKLYRDTDTGKIGGVSSGLAAYFRVDVVLIRILFIVGLFAGGFAFPLYIILWILLPEAKTASDKLRMRGDAVTLSALDENLRNNPYAAGSEYAPANNRPVGTFLENFFQNIRPLINFLGSAIRVVAGGVLVLTGFSLLLAITIMLGVGLGVISASDNLDFGPLQPFVLFNDISPLAVLSFYLLTAIPALALLLSGLGLLLRRTILNRTATLSLLGLWLLGVVGSSVAGTRLAREFQREEEVTQTTPLPGLTKPSLVLERRQLDNDQWVDLDIVGIDSGQVPRLERIISAKGSTDSLARRTAATSTLHTLRVLNDSTLSVDDHFTYQPKARYRDQEMRLRLLMPQGRTFRMSEAFADWLNSEDFVNERAPYHPEKFLFRMKGSLVECVNCKENDLRGGPNDESDEGNDYNEGRNDSDDTDSISLNFSEVEPFSTDESSYGSERQRFDETDFNHVSIVGPYRVVLRQGGSYSVRAAGNGRALRDIKIEREGEQLTIQPRNRDLFDSRRGSSDDVLLIIETPELNELELVGGTRAQINGFNSGDLRVQQAGGTQLRFQGNLQALRLELAGGCQAALQGSADRLKLEGTGGCEVAAANFTARRADIDAVAGCKVRLHVTDELEANAVGASLIEYSGKPGTVRRDAVGAASIRAID